The following are from one region of the Leeia speluncae genome:
- a CDS encoding GNAT family N-acetyltransferase — MRDEDALLGFIVYFPLGNEMRLENVAVDPTVTGRGIGKALIKFCEEEAKRLGLKSIQLYTNEKMTENLSIYPHLGFVEVARRTEDGFHRVYFEKAL; from the coding sequence GTGAGAGATGAAGATGCATTACTTGGTTTCATCGTTTATTTCCCGCTTGGGAACGAAATGCGATTAGAGAATGTAGCTGTCGATCCAACAGTTACAGGTCGTGGCATAGGAAAAGCACTGATAAAATTTTGTGAGGAAGAAGCAAAACGCTTAGGGTTAAAGAGTATTCAGCTCTATACCAATGAAAAGATGACGGAAAACCTGTCTATCTATCCACATCTTGGTTTTGTAGAAGTCGCTAGACGAACGGAAGATGGATTCCATCGCGTGTATTTTGAGAAAGCACTCTAA